In one Brevibacillus choshinensis genomic region, the following are encoded:
- a CDS encoding ABC transporter substrate-binding protein produces the protein MFSRTYRTAGGKAFFAVLMALLLVVTGCGGGQTSSEPKPAEQKPAEPAAGTSNASDQSYTVKHAMGETTIKGTPQRVVMLTNQGEETLVALGVKPVGAVGSTVDPTKFFDFISKDLEGAKLVGTEGQPNLEAIAALKPDLILGMKFRHEKIYQQLSAIAPTVFVEEPRGDWKANFSLYAEAVNKKAEGEKIIADWNKRVEDFKAKAGDKLKTQVSVVRFMPGKVRIYYKDTFTGAIFKDLGLARPAAQDKDEFAAEVTKERIPEMDGDIMFYFTYETGKGDASKLEQEWTNDSLWKNLNVVKAGKAFKVDDTIWNTSGGVIAANKVLDELEGYIIGK, from the coding sequence ATGTTTTCTCGTACATATCGGACCGCAGGCGGTAAAGCGTTTTTTGCTGTCCTGATGGCCCTGTTACTGGTAGTCACAGGTTGCGGTGGAGGGCAAACGTCCAGCGAACCAAAGCCTGCTGAACAAAAACCAGCTGAACCAGCTGCTGGCACATCCAACGCTTCTGACCAATCGTATACTGTAAAACACGCTATGGGTGAGACGACCATTAAAGGCACACCTCAGCGCGTAGTTATGCTCACAAACCAAGGCGAAGAAACATTGGTCGCGTTGGGTGTTAAGCCAGTAGGTGCTGTAGGTTCTACTGTTGATCCTACGAAATTCTTTGACTTCATCAGCAAAGATTTGGAAGGCGCGAAATTGGTAGGTACTGAAGGTCAACCAAACCTGGAAGCTATTGCTGCACTGAAACCAGACCTGATCTTGGGTATGAAATTCCGTCATGAAAAAATTTATCAACAACTGTCTGCCATTGCTCCTACCGTGTTCGTGGAAGAGCCACGTGGTGACTGGAAAGCAAACTTCTCCCTATACGCAGAAGCAGTTAATAAGAAAGCAGAAGGCGAAAAAATCATCGCTGACTGGAACAAACGCGTTGAAGACTTCAAAGCTAAAGCGGGCGACAAGCTAAAAACACAAGTATCCGTAGTTCGTTTCATGCCAGGTAAAGTGCGTATTTACTACAAAGACACCTTTACAGGTGCAATCTTCAAAGACCTCGGCCTCGCTCGTCCAGCTGCTCAAGACAAAGACGAGTTCGCTGCAGAAGTAACAAAAGAGCGCATTCCAGAGATGGATGGCGATATCATGTTCTACTTCACGTACGAAACAGGTAAAGGAGATGCATCCAAGCTGGAACAAGAATGGACCAACGATTCTCTCTGGAAAAACCTGAATGTAGTGAAGGCAGGGAAAGCATTCAAAGTAGATGACACCATCTGGAACACGTCCGGTGGCGTAATCGCAGCAAACAAAGTACTGGATGAGCTGGAAGGCTACATCATCGGTAAATAA
- a CDS encoding RNA polymerase sigma factor: MDKNDLIEQWFLRYGDDIYKFLIYYTGSRDVDDLVQDVFLKALGAVGSFEGRSQPKTWLLTIARHTAIDHARKKRLRSWLPDMWLSNLTSDEKTPEELLDVQEEQQALYRAIRQVKPTYREVLILRGIKGLSAKETAQILNWSENKVNVTLHRAMKAVKDKLELEGKEMIGNAI, from the coding sequence ATGGACAAAAACGACTTGATCGAGCAATGGTTTCTGCGCTATGGCGACGATATTTATAAGTTTCTCATTTATTACACCGGCAGCCGAGACGTAGACGATCTGGTTCAGGACGTTTTTCTCAAAGCACTTGGCGCTGTCGGGTCATTTGAGGGTAGGTCCCAGCCCAAGACATGGCTCCTGACGATCGCCCGTCACACAGCGATTGATCACGCAAGAAAAAAACGGCTGCGCAGCTGGCTTCCAGACATGTGGCTTTCGAATCTGACGTCAGATGAAAAAACACCAGAGGAGCTTCTGGATGTTCAGGAAGAACAACAAGCCCTCTATCGAGCCATACGGCAGGTGAAACCCACTTATCGCGAGGTGCTCATCCTACGAGGCATCAAAGGTTTGTCTGCCAAGGAAACAGCCCAAATCCTCAATTGGTCGGAAAACAAGGTCAATGTCACCCTGCACCGTGCCATGAAAGCAGTCAAAGACAAATTGGAGCTGGAGGGAAAGGAGATGATCGGAAATGCCATCTAA
- a CDS encoding ABC transporter ATP-binding protein encodes MTTRLELENVGKQLSTLPEHWLFQGFTASITEPEIIGILGKSGQGKSTLLRILGRLDKADRGTIRLQNKDVSLWEPEAWRMTMSYVAQQPVMLPGTVEDNLRITSVLHQRPFDDQLARNYMEQLAMDHLDWSKNAQQLSGGEKQRLALIRSLLLRPSILLLDEVTSSLDAISKQAAERLLVDLHTRTGTTLLWITHDLDEAQSACNRIWFMANSQLEEDAPSQAFFRSPQSLAARDFLNHQTAPAAASREGLS; translated from the coding sequence ATGACGACTAGACTGGAACTAGAAAACGTGGGAAAACAACTCTCCACCCTCCCCGAACACTGGCTGTTTCAAGGTTTCACGGCGAGTATTACCGAACCTGAAATCATCGGTATCCTCGGCAAATCAGGCCAAGGCAAAAGTACATTGCTCCGAATATTGGGACGTTTGGACAAAGCAGATCGAGGCACGATTCGTCTCCAAAATAAAGACGTGAGCCTATGGGAACCTGAAGCGTGGCGGATGACGATGAGCTATGTCGCACAACAACCTGTGATGCTCCCGGGCACTGTAGAAGACAATCTGCGAATCACGAGCGTACTTCATCAGCGCCCCTTTGACGATCAGCTGGCTCGCAATTATATGGAGCAGCTTGCCATGGATCATCTCGATTGGAGCAAAAACGCTCAGCAGCTGTCAGGCGGAGAAAAGCAACGCTTAGCCCTTATCCGCAGCCTACTCTTACGCCCTTCTATCCTATTATTAGATGAAGTCACCTCTTCACTCGATGCGATCAGTAAACAGGCTGCAGAACGGCTTCTCGTCGATCTGCATACCCGTACCGGCACTACCTTACTCTGGATCACACACGATCTAGACGAAGCCCAAAGCGCTTGCAATCGTATTTGGTTTATGGCGAACAGCCAGCTAGAGGAAGACGCCCCCAGCCAAGCCTTTTTTCGATCGCCGCAATCCTTGGCAGCCCGTGATTTTCTGAACCACCAGACAGCACCTGCTGCCGCATCAAGGGAGGGACTGTCTTGA
- a CDS encoding saccharopine dehydrogenase family protein: MDRVVVLGATGTIGKVIVKDLVESGIDVVAADLDQTRLKELETWIGKKITTTTLNIRELEATKDVLRQGRVCVNATNYVFNLDAMKAASAVGVDVLDLGGLFKMTNEQLKLDAQMKEANILAITGMGSDPGSSNVFCRYGVNVLDSAEEIHIRYGSTSSGATFAFAADTVIDEAVKNAMAVKNGVLVEIPPLADEEFTHFHKDLGIQKTYSIIHSELATLPTSFPGVKEITYKDTWDPATIEKIKMLDELGLVDTAELGDGTVPRRQLVSLLGKVLSRKEKPVWGKDSLLVEVVGKKDGNDARVRLELLTGYHEEWGVSPTQYATAIPASIVSQMLLKGEITEKGVKPPELCVDPEVFLSYLKKKNVELYFTYSETKKQ, translated from the coding sequence TTGGACAGAGTAGTTGTATTAGGTGCGACAGGCACCATCGGCAAAGTAATTGTCAAAGATCTGGTAGAAAGTGGAATCGACGTCGTTGCGGCCGACCTGGATCAGACGAGACTGAAGGAACTGGAGACATGGATCGGCAAAAAGATCACGACCACTACGCTGAATATCAGAGAGTTGGAAGCGACGAAAGATGTATTGCGGCAAGGAAGGGTTTGCGTCAATGCAACAAACTACGTCTTCAATCTGGATGCGATGAAAGCGGCTTCTGCCGTTGGCGTCGACGTGCTTGATCTAGGCGGACTGTTTAAAATGACGAATGAACAATTGAAGCTGGATGCCCAAATGAAGGAAGCGAATATTCTCGCGATTACGGGGATGGGTTCCGATCCGGGCTCTTCAAACGTTTTTTGCCGTTACGGTGTAAACGTGCTTGATTCAGCGGAAGAAATTCATATCCGCTATGGTTCTACATCTTCAGGGGCAACATTTGCCTTCGCAGCGGATACGGTCATCGATGAAGCGGTCAAAAACGCCATGGCAGTCAAAAACGGTGTTCTGGTAGAGATTCCGCCCCTGGCAGATGAAGAATTTACGCATTTTCATAAAGATTTGGGCATCCAAAAAACGTATTCCATCATTCATTCCGAACTGGCCACACTGCCCACAAGTTTCCCGGGAGTGAAAGAAATCACGTACAAAGACACGTGGGACCCGGCGACCATCGAGAAAATCAAAATGCTCGATGAGCTGGGGCTTGTGGACACAGCGGAATTGGGGGACGGCACGGTCCCACGCAGGCAGCTGGTTTCCTTGCTCGGCAAGGTGCTTTCCAGAAAAGAAAAGCCCGTCTGGGGCAAAGATTCGCTCTTGGTCGAAGTCGTCGGGAAGAAGGATGGCAACGATGCACGCGTTCGCTTGGAACTGTTGACGGGCTATCATGAGGAATGGGGCGTGAGTCCGACTCAGTATGCCACAGCGATTCCTGCCTCCATCGTTTCCCAGATGCTGTTGAAGGGCGAAATTACAGAGAAAGGTGTAAAACCGCCAGAGCTGTGCGTTGATCCTGAAGTGTTCCTTTCATATTTGAAAAAGAAAAACGTCGAGCTTTATTTCACATACAGCGAGACGAAAAAACAGTAA
- the smpB gene encoding SsrA-binding protein SmpB: MSKDKAGTKTVAQNRKARHDYHIEQVFEAGIELTGTEIKSVRAARVQLKDSFARVQNGELMLYNVHISPYEQGNRFNHEPERTRRLLMRRLEILKLNGLIRERGYSLVPLSIYLKGGWAKVELALVKGKKNYDKREDLKKKDAAREVERALRERQKA; the protein is encoded by the coding sequence ATGTCAAAAGACAAAGCCGGGACCAAAACAGTAGCCCAAAACCGAAAAGCACGCCACGATTACCACATCGAGCAAGTATTCGAAGCGGGCATTGAGTTGACCGGAACGGAGATCAAATCCGTGCGAGCCGCCCGCGTCCAGCTCAAGGATAGCTTCGCCCGTGTGCAAAACGGCGAGCTGATGCTGTACAACGTACACATCAGTCCGTACGAGCAGGGCAACCGCTTTAACCATGAGCCGGAGCGGACACGCAGGCTGCTGATGAGACGTCTGGAAATCCTGAAGCTAAACGGCCTGATTCGCGAGAGAGGCTATTCCCTCGTCCCGCTCAGCATTTATTTGAAGGGCGGTTGGGCAAAAGTCGAGCTGGCGCTGGTCAAAGGGAAAAAGAACTACGACAAGCGCGAGGATCTCAAGAAAAAGGATGCTGCGCGTGAAGTGGAACGCGCTTTGCGTGAGCGGCAAAAGGCGTAG
- the rnr gene encoding ribonuclease R, with protein sequence MKDQDILAFMREQAYHPMTVKELEEAFGIEDAGSFKELVKTLNAMEASGEVIRTRANRYGVPEKMNLVRGRLQSHPKGFGFVIPETPEMEDVYVHANDMNGALHGDTVFVRVEKEPGGNRLEGRIIRVVERGIKQVVGTFKDEQHYAFVIPDEKRIGKDVFIPKNAYNGAVDGHKVVVNIVRYPEGRVNPEGEVVEILGHKNDPGVDILSIIRKFNLPEAFPDDVLEEAEAAPAEISEEEIQGRRDLRDRMMVTIDGADAKDLDDAVSLEVLPNGNVRLGVHIADVSYYVKEKSELDNEAYRRGTSVYLVDRVIPMIPHRLSNGICSLNPQVDRLTISCDMEMDKDAKVVKYDIFLSVIRTNERMTYADVRSILEDKDEALIEKYSELVPMFQEMEKLALKRRQQRMQRGAIDFDFREAKIYVNEEGTPTDIGFRTRSIAEQIIEEFMLAANETVAEHFHWMKQPFMYRVHEDPNAEKLMAFMEFITNFGYSIRGKGNSVHPRALQQLLEEVKGKPEEIIISTVMLRSMKQARYDAESLGHYGLSTEFYTHFTSPIRRYPDLIVHRRIRDWIESGNQLSEKRTSYWTEHMPLIAEHASQRERLAVDAERETDDLKKAEFMKERVGEEFEGVISSVTSFGIFVELPNTIEGLVHVSFLTDDYYHYHEKLYALIGERTGKQFRIGDLVQVRVANVNVDERIIDFEIVGMTKAAGFRGSRERTPKVIDGRGGERRGGARGKQAGSRSDRPDRQKDKDKTHPAAIRQKYKDRRKNEGNKPPRRPGQRAATNPGEEVVAIGTGESTDTPTQREKGFWEDLVRSKKKSRKNVASSVKRKRR encoded by the coding sequence ATGAAGGATCAAGATATCCTCGCGTTCATGCGGGAACAAGCGTATCACCCGATGACCGTAAAGGAATTAGAAGAAGCATTCGGGATCGAGGATGCCGGTTCGTTCAAGGAATTGGTGAAGACACTCAATGCGATGGAAGCGAGCGGTGAAGTCATACGGACGCGAGCAAATCGCTATGGCGTTCCTGAGAAAATGAATTTGGTGCGAGGTAGATTGCAGAGCCATCCGAAAGGCTTTGGTTTTGTGATTCCGGAAACGCCGGAGATGGAAGACGTCTATGTACATGCCAATGACATGAATGGCGCTCTGCATGGCGATACGGTATTCGTAAGGGTAGAGAAGGAACCAGGTGGCAATCGACTGGAAGGACGTATTATTCGCGTCGTAGAACGGGGCATCAAGCAAGTCGTTGGTACGTTTAAGGATGAGCAGCATTACGCATTTGTCATTCCTGATGAGAAAAGGATTGGCAAGGACGTGTTCATTCCGAAAAATGCCTATAACGGAGCAGTAGACGGACATAAAGTAGTGGTAAACATCGTCCGCTATCCAGAGGGGCGGGTAAACCCCGAGGGAGAAGTCGTAGAAATTCTGGGACATAAAAATGATCCGGGGGTCGATATCCTGTCGATCATCCGTAAGTTTAACTTGCCAGAAGCTTTTCCTGATGACGTATTGGAAGAAGCAGAAGCGGCACCCGCTGAAATCTCCGAGGAGGAAATTCAGGGACGTCGTGATTTGCGTGACCGGATGATGGTCACAATCGATGGAGCAGACGCCAAAGACTTGGATGATGCTGTGTCACTGGAGGTTCTCCCGAATGGAAACGTGCGATTGGGCGTCCATATTGCGGATGTGAGCTACTACGTCAAAGAAAAATCTGAGTTAGATAATGAAGCGTATCGCAGGGGTACGAGCGTCTATTTGGTCGACCGTGTGATCCCGATGATCCCGCACCGTTTGTCCAACGGAATCTGCAGCTTGAATCCTCAGGTAGATCGACTGACGATTTCCTGCGACATGGAGATGGACAAAGACGCAAAGGTCGTCAAGTACGACATCTTCCTCAGTGTGATCCGCACGAATGAACGGATGACGTATGCAGATGTACGCAGCATTTTGGAAGATAAAGATGAAGCCCTGATCGAGAAGTACAGCGAGCTCGTCCCGATGTTCCAAGAGATGGAGAAGCTGGCGCTCAAACGCCGTCAACAACGGATGCAGCGTGGTGCGATCGACTTTGACTTCCGTGAAGCCAAAATTTATGTGAACGAAGAGGGAACTCCGACAGATATTGGATTCCGCACTCGTTCCATCGCAGAGCAAATCATTGAAGAGTTCATGTTGGCTGCCAACGAAACAGTGGCCGAGCATTTCCACTGGATGAAACAGCCGTTTATGTATCGGGTCCATGAAGATCCAAATGCAGAAAAGCTGATGGCTTTCATGGAGTTCATCACCAACTTTGGCTACTCGATTCGTGGAAAAGGCAATTCCGTTCATCCACGGGCTCTCCAGCAGCTGCTGGAAGAGGTCAAAGGAAAGCCGGAAGAAATCATCATTAGTACCGTGATGCTGCGCTCGATGAAGCAAGCGCGCTACGACGCGGAAAGCCTCGGTCACTACGGTCTTTCCACGGAGTTCTACACGCATTTTACTTCTCCGATCCGACGCTATCCGGACTTGATTGTTCACCGCCGCATTCGCGACTGGATCGAATCGGGAAATCAGCTGTCAGAAAAACGGACGTCGTATTGGACAGAGCACATGCCGTTAATCGCCGAGCATGCGTCCCAGCGCGAGCGTCTGGCAGTGGATGCAGAACGTGAGACGGACGACCTGAAAAAAGCGGAGTTCATGAAGGAGAGAGTCGGCGAAGAGTTCGAAGGCGTCATTTCGAGCGTCACTTCGTTCGGGATTTTCGTCGAGCTGCCGAATACCATCGAAGGCTTGGTGCACGTCAGCTTTTTGACGGACGACTACTATCACTATCATGAGAAGCTGTACGCCCTGATCGGAGAACGGACCGGAAAACAGTTCCGTATCGGGGATCTGGTGCAAGTACGCGTAGCCAATGTCAATGTAGACGAACGGATCATTGACTTTGAAATTGTAGGAATGACCAAGGCAGCAGGCTTCCGCGGTAGCCGGGAACGCACACCGAAAGTCATCGACGGACGCGGAGGAGAGCGCAGAGGCGGTGCGCGTGGCAAGCAAGCTGGTTCTCGTTCAGATCGACCGGACCGTCAAAAGGATAAGGATAAAACCCATCCTGCAGCCATCCGCCAAAAGTACAAAGACCGTCGGAAAAACGAAGGGAACAAACCTCCTCGTCGTCCAGGTCAGCGTGCCGCGACGAATCCAGGTGAGGAAGTCGTTGCCATCGGAACGGGAGAGAGCACAGATACACCAACCCAACGCGAGAAGGGCTTCTGGGAAGATCTCGTCCGCTCCAAGAAAAAGAGCCGGAAAAATGTTGCGAGCAGTGTCAAACGGAAGCGCCGTTAA
- the secG gene encoding preprotein translocase subunit SecG yields MALAAKILLVIASIGLIIVVLLQSGKSAGLSGAIGGGAEQLVGKQKARGMDALLGKLTVVFAVAFMIFAILLGYFLKTGA; encoded by the coding sequence ATGGCATTGGCTGCGAAAATTTTACTTGTGATTGCAAGTATTGGCTTAATTATCGTCGTGTTGTTACAATCTGGTAAAAGTGCCGGCCTTTCGGGAGCGATTGGTGGCGGTGCTGAGCAACTCGTGGGCAAACAAAAAGCTCGTGGGATGGACGCACTTTTGGGTAAGCTGACCGTTGTATTTGCGGTAGCTTTCATGATCTTTGCGATTTTGCTCGGTTATTTCTTGAAAACAGGAGCGTAA
- a CDS encoding YjgB family protein: MPSKDEQLLEQLSKLPDMEMPPETKRKILTTIRSKEAHNMEHTVKAHRFSHLGKGLAICSILVATCWMGATLIETNQPTALPGVSNGASPTPSTPNPAPQPNNGVTPTAPVAPKGDELLNTIRKQAEKGAVINAPYTVETTVFDDVEKAWGAPDRTDYVNGLSYATYEKRGVVFGYNKGMQIVDIRSLDPNIQKITFAEIEQKWGKPNRVSEFGGQQIYTYDVTDKYQVKFVFEPSSSDSSKLVLVRYNVYYPQGNRNLMADMNTTELMQNIRDLAKNGQTLGSEYRVEKDVFDTLEKQWGKPDTVSYVNGITYNTYRDRGLVFGFNKGMQIVDIRSYNYQLQYASLADVVNTLGKPQSTANVAGQTIYTYKVNDKYELKIVFSGVANGTNDSKIYIDHVNVFYPRGTINNMAG; the protein is encoded by the coding sequence ATGCCATCTAAAGACGAGCAACTGCTCGAACAACTGAGCAAGCTGCCTGATATGGAAATGCCGCCTGAAACCAAACGCAAAATACTTACTACCATACGATCCAAGGAGGCTCACAACATGGAGCACACTGTAAAAGCACATCGCTTCAGCCACTTAGGCAAAGGATTGGCCATCTGCTCCATCCTCGTCGCTACTTGCTGGATGGGAGCAACACTCATTGAAACCAATCAACCGACAGCATTACCTGGGGTATCCAACGGAGCATCCCCTACCCCATCTACACCAAATCCAGCTCCACAGCCCAACAATGGCGTGACCCCTACTGCTCCTGTAGCTCCAAAGGGAGATGAGCTGCTGAACACAATACGCAAGCAAGCGGAAAAAGGAGCGGTCATCAATGCTCCTTACACCGTGGAAACGACGGTTTTTGATGATGTCGAAAAGGCTTGGGGTGCACCTGATCGCACCGATTATGTCAACGGGCTCTCTTACGCGACCTACGAAAAGCGCGGAGTCGTATTCGGCTACAACAAGGGCATGCAAATCGTAGATATCCGTTCGCTTGATCCAAACATCCAAAAGATCACTTTCGCTGAGATCGAACAAAAATGGGGAAAACCGAATCGCGTCAGTGAATTTGGAGGCCAACAAATTTACACCTATGATGTGACCGATAAGTACCAGGTTAAATTCGTCTTCGAGCCTTCTTCATCTGACAGTAGCAAGCTTGTTCTTGTTCGTTACAATGTCTACTATCCACAAGGCAATCGAAACCTGATGGCAGACATGAACACGACAGAGCTGATGCAAAACATCCGCGACCTAGCGAAGAACGGTCAAACACTGGGCAGTGAGTACCGTGTGGAAAAAGACGTCTTTGACACCCTAGAAAAACAGTGGGGCAAACCTGATACTGTCTCTTATGTCAACGGCATCACATACAATACGTACAGGGATCGTGGTCTCGTCTTTGGCTTCAATAAAGGGATGCAAATCGTGGACATCCGCTCCTACAACTATCAGCTACAATACGCTTCGTTGGCTGATGTCGTGAATACACTGGGTAAACCGCAAAGCACAGCCAATGTCGCAGGCCAGACCATCTACACATATAAAGTGAATGACAAATACGAGCTGAAAATCGTCTTCTCCGGTGTCGCCAATGGAACCAACGACAGTAAGATCTACATCGATCACGTTAACGTTTTCTATCCAAGAGGGACAATCAACAATATGGCTGGCTAA
- a CDS encoding ABC transporter permease — translation MTYYSMWFAFAFVLIALLLSIWQKLGLEKEIAIGTIRSTVQLLLIGYVLQFIFHSENIWFIFIVILMMVSVASWNASSRGGRLPGVFWRIVCALSVTEVITMGLLVSLGLVSPTPQYLIPLSGMIIGSSMIVCGLFLNHMNRETETSRGEIESLLSLGATPRQAIQGVLKRAVKASMIPTFDTMKTIGLVQLPGMMTGMIVAGASPIEAVRYQILIMLSFSSSAAISAVLISLLSYRLWFTRDSILRSS, via the coding sequence TTGACCTATTACTCCATGTGGTTCGCGTTTGCTTTCGTCCTCATTGCACTCTTACTATCCATTTGGCAAAAGCTTGGCCTGGAGAAGGAAATCGCCATTGGAACCATTCGTTCCACCGTCCAGCTCCTACTGATTGGATACGTCCTTCAATTTATTTTCCATTCCGAAAATATTTGGTTCATCTTCATCGTGATTCTAATGATGGTCAGCGTCGCATCATGGAACGCCTCCAGTCGTGGGGGACGCTTGCCTGGTGTCTTCTGGCGGATCGTTTGTGCTCTTAGCGTAACAGAAGTCATAACGATGGGGCTGTTAGTCTCTCTCGGCTTGGTCTCTCCCACTCCGCAATACCTGATTCCGTTGAGTGGCATGATAATTGGTAGCTCGATGATTGTCTGCGGCCTCTTTCTGAATCATATGAACCGTGAAACAGAAACCTCCCGCGGAGAAATCGAATCGTTGCTTAGTCTGGGTGCTACGCCACGCCAGGCGATTCAAGGCGTGCTGAAGCGTGCAGTCAAAGCGAGCATGATCCCCACGTTCGATACGATGAAAACCATCGGACTCGTCCAACTTCCCGGGATGATGACAGGGATGATTGTCGCGGGTGCGAGCCCTATTGAGGCAGTCCGTTACCAAATTCTGATCATGCTCAGCTTTTCTTCCTCCGCAGCGATCTCTGCCGTGCTGATCAGCCTGTTGAGCTATCGCCTCTGGTTTACACGTGATTCCATCCTGCGTTCCTCATAG
- a CDS encoding CPBP family intramembrane glutamic endopeptidase, with product MLKNVYARLTLALLLLVAATFVLVKVVISALNLSITPEEPYSYALFVTIASLILIAVEMIIASKLGKLPFSLLRLQVNKQTALFCLSAILLLSLVSILFTKVFDIQFTVQIEAFLTVDGYLTFAALFITLLVAAYQEEIFNRAYFYWELKHLPYWKMLLISQLVFMMQHVLIKGFNSADEVVGWLIAGMSFMYVYTKTGSLFTSTWIHAVINMLLSIFLGDTPLLQVIKIQHAYDPGMFNILLCTVSMALTYVVYRTKKVSVFEEVYTSEKGIMNR from the coding sequence ATGTTGAAAAATGTTTATGCACGTCTTACGCTTGCCTTACTTCTGTTAGTTGCTGCAACTTTTGTCTTGGTGAAAGTCGTTATTTCAGCATTAAACCTTTCGATAACTCCCGAGGAGCCTTATTCATACGCCCTTTTTGTGACAATTGCTTCCTTGATTTTAATCGCTGTTGAAATGATCATCGCTTCAAAATTAGGAAAGCTTCCTTTTTCTTTGCTTCGATTACAAGTAAACAAACAGACTGCCCTTTTTTGTCTATCAGCAATCCTTCTCCTATCACTCGTGTCAATCCTTTTTACAAAGGTATTTGATATTCAATTTACCGTACAGATAGAAGCATTTTTGACTGTAGACGGGTATCTGACATTCGCCGCATTATTTATCACCCTTCTTGTCGCAGCCTATCAAGAAGAGATTTTTAATCGAGCCTACTTTTACTGGGAGCTAAAGCACCTACCTTATTGGAAAATGTTATTGATCTCGCAACTTGTCTTTATGATGCAGCATGTTCTGATCAAGGGTTTTAACAGTGCAGACGAAGTCGTAGGCTGGTTAATAGCTGGTATGAGCTTCATGTATGTATACACGAAAACAGGCTCTCTTTTTACCTCTACCTGGATTCATGCGGTGATTAATATGTTGTTATCGATTTTCTTGGGGGATACTCCCCTGCTACAGGTAATAAAAATACAACACGCATACGACCCAGGCATGTTCAACATTTTATTGTGTACGGTCAGTATGGCTCTAACCTATGTCGTATATCGTACAAAAAAAGTGTCCGTCTTCGAAGAAGTTTACACAAGCGAAAAAGGAATCATGAATCGCTGA
- a CDS encoding YqzM family protein, whose translation MAGSNKKDMNQNDVIDSAKAFFTSFGILFLVFLIALVGSIIFPPKHGEEAAGGGGAPTANIDAAAIFKQNCASCHGQNLEGIVGPNLTKVGATHSADDIAKIIKEGKGGMPPGMLKKQPEIQAVAQWLSEHK comes from the coding sequence ATGGCTGGGTCCAACAAAAAAGACATGAATCAAAACGACGTAATTGATTCCGCGAAGGCCTTTTTTACTTCGTTTGGTATCTTGTTTCTAGTTTTTCTCATTGCACTCGTAGGATCGATTATTTTCCCACCAAAACATGGGGAAGAAGCTGCAGGCGGCGGTGGAGCACCTACTGCCAACATTGATGCGGCTGCCATCTTTAAACAAAATTGCGCTTCCTGTCACGGTCAAAACCTAGAAGGGATCGTAGGACCGAACTTGACTAAAGTCGGTGCAACTCACAGCGCGGATGATATCGCTAAGATCATTAAAGAAGGTAAAGGCGGCATGCCTCCAGGAATGCTGAAGAAACAACCGGAAATTCAAGCGGTTGCCCAATGGCTGTCTGAACACAAATAA